A single Oryza brachyantha chromosome 8, ObraRS2, whole genome shotgun sequence DNA region contains:
- the LOC102722884 gene encoding uncharacterized protein LOC102722884 isoform X1, producing the protein MLLSDGIQSPRSASAAFQDHNYDNKDNVPSPADSFKKLQASGIVESKSFDIFTTLQEQDGRKGLFVDRGVGCTMFAKSFSSCSLASVLNFVTGKAMSEAAGAVAAAAVADQLHGSNEDRNLAIVLVGLRARGKTFTAVKLTRYLCELGHETRHFNVGKILCDALNSCSDLKLTNKKGHKQASVINGPHWRGKIKGCGQKLFRVKGEQSLKENRQTILHYCYRGVAYIEASATIYQDGKVLMSELWQGRRGACSAPHGRQVGGPRGGSGNGYGSGQTHHGSGWGGCGSSRLGGGSPTLRCLFAAAASAGHSSPYGWRLNMAAGVSSLCGGHGTYRAFGHLADGYVNWRRLTAT; encoded by the exons ATGCTTCTCAGTGATGGCATCCAGAGCCCAAGAAGTGCTTCTGCAGCTTTTCAAGATCATAATTATGATAACAAG GATAATGTGCCATCGCCTGCAGATTCTTTTAAGAAGTTGCAAGCTTCTGGAATTGTAGAGTCAAAATCATTTGACATCTTCACAACATTGCAAGAGCAAGATGGGCGAAAGGGACTTTTTGTAGACAGGGGTGTTGGCTGTACTATGTTTGCAAAATCATTCAGTTCATGTTCCCTGGCTTCTGTTCTTAATTTTGTAACAGGAAAG GCTATGTCAGAAGCAGCAGGAGCtgttgcagcagcagctgtaGCTGATCAGTTGCATGGGTCAAATGAGGACCGAAATCTAGCGATTGTTTTG GTTGGCCTACGAGCTCGTGGTAAAACATTTACTGCAGTTAAGCTTACGAGGTACCTTTGTGAGTTAGGTCATGAAACCAGACATTTCAATGTTGGAAAG ATTCTTTGTGATGCACTGAACTCCTGTTCAGACTTGAAACTGACAAACAAAAAAGGGCACAAACAGGCTTCAGTGATTAATGGTCCCCACTGGAGAGGAAAAATAAAG GGTTGTGGCCAAAAGCTTTTCAGGGTGAAAGGAGAACAAAGTCTCAAAGAGAACAGACAAACCATATTGCATTACTG TTACCGAGGTGTGGCTTATATTGAAGCTTCTGCAACGATTTACCAAGATGGAAAG GTGTTGATGTCCGAACTCTGGCAAGGTCGACGCGGTGCTTGCTCTGCGCCGCACGGTCGTCAGGTGGGAGGGCCTCGGGGTGGCAGCGGGAACGGCTATGGATCTGGCCAGACCCACCATGGATCCGGCTGGGGAGGCTGTGGATCCAGTCGGCTCGGCGGTGGATCTCCGACCTTGCGGTGCTTGTTTGCGGCCGCGGCTTCAGCTGGTCATTCCTCACCGTACGGATGGCGGCTCAACATGGCTGCAGGCGTCAGCAGCCTCTGCGGCGGCCACGGTACCTATCGCGCCTTTGGTCACCTCGCCGATGGATACGTGAACTGGCGGAGGTTGACAGCTACTTAA
- the LOC102722884 gene encoding 6-phosphofructo-2-kinase/fructose-2,6-bisphosphatase-like isoform X3 — protein MLLSDGIQSPRSASAAFQDHNYDNKDNVPSPADSFKKLQASGIVESKSFDIFTTLQEQDGRKGLFVDRGVGCTMFAKSFSSCSLASVLNFVTGKAMSEAAGAVAAAAVADQLHGSNEDRNLAIVLVGLRARGKTFTAVKLTRYLCELGHETRHFNVGKILCDALNSCSDLKLTNKKGHKQASVINGPHWRGKIKGCGQKLFRVKGEQSLKENRQTILHYCYRGVAYIEASATIYQDGKYRASTQEKRHEGQCYA, from the exons ATGCTTCTCAGTGATGGCATCCAGAGCCCAAGAAGTGCTTCTGCAGCTTTTCAAGATCATAATTATGATAACAAG GATAATGTGCCATCGCCTGCAGATTCTTTTAAGAAGTTGCAAGCTTCTGGAATTGTAGAGTCAAAATCATTTGACATCTTCACAACATTGCAAGAGCAAGATGGGCGAAAGGGACTTTTTGTAGACAGGGGTGTTGGCTGTACTATGTTTGCAAAATCATTCAGTTCATGTTCCCTGGCTTCTGTTCTTAATTTTGTAACAGGAAAG GCTATGTCAGAAGCAGCAGGAGCtgttgcagcagcagctgtaGCTGATCAGTTGCATGGGTCAAATGAGGACCGAAATCTAGCGATTGTTTTG GTTGGCCTACGAGCTCGTGGTAAAACATTTACTGCAGTTAAGCTTACGAGGTACCTTTGTGAGTTAGGTCATGAAACCAGACATTTCAATGTTGGAAAG ATTCTTTGTGATGCACTGAACTCCTGTTCAGACTTGAAACTGACAAACAAAAAAGGGCACAAACAGGCTTCAGTGATTAATGGTCCCCACTGGAGAGGAAAAATAAAG GGTTGTGGCCAAAAGCTTTTCAGGGTGAAAGGAGAACAAAGTCTCAAAGAGAACAGACAAACCATATTGCATTACTG TTACCGAGGTGTGGCTTATATTGAAGCTTCTGCAACGATTTACCAAGATGGAAAG TATAGGGCCAGTACGCAAGAAAAACGTCATGAAGGCCAATGTTATGCTTGA
- the LOC102722884 gene encoding 6-phosphofructo-2-kinase/fructose-2,6-bisphosphatase-like isoform X2: MLLSDGIQSPRSASAAFQDHNYDNKDNVPSPADSFKKLQASGIVESKSFDIFTTLQEQDGRKGLFVDRGVGCTMFAKSFSSCSLASVLNFVTGKAMSEAAGAVAAAAVADQLHGSNEDRNLAIVLVGLRARGKTFTAVKLTRYLCELGHETRHFNVGKILCDALNSCSDLKLTNKKGHKQASVINGPHWRGKIKGCGQKLFRVKGEQSLKENRQTILHYCYRGVAYIEASATIYQDGKHTLRTRANKRRKKVLKKLFSPKF; this comes from the exons ATGCTTCTCAGTGATGGCATCCAGAGCCCAAGAAGTGCTTCTGCAGCTTTTCAAGATCATAATTATGATAACAAG GATAATGTGCCATCGCCTGCAGATTCTTTTAAGAAGTTGCAAGCTTCTGGAATTGTAGAGTCAAAATCATTTGACATCTTCACAACATTGCAAGAGCAAGATGGGCGAAAGGGACTTTTTGTAGACAGGGGTGTTGGCTGTACTATGTTTGCAAAATCATTCAGTTCATGTTCCCTGGCTTCTGTTCTTAATTTTGTAACAGGAAAG GCTATGTCAGAAGCAGCAGGAGCtgttgcagcagcagctgtaGCTGATCAGTTGCATGGGTCAAATGAGGACCGAAATCTAGCGATTGTTTTG GTTGGCCTACGAGCTCGTGGTAAAACATTTACTGCAGTTAAGCTTACGAGGTACCTTTGTGAGTTAGGTCATGAAACCAGACATTTCAATGTTGGAAAG ATTCTTTGTGATGCACTGAACTCCTGTTCAGACTTGAAACTGACAAACAAAAAAGGGCACAAACAGGCTTCAGTGATTAATGGTCCCCACTGGAGAGGAAAAATAAAG GGTTGTGGCCAAAAGCTTTTCAGGGTGAAAGGAGAACAAAGTCTCAAAGAGAACAGACAAACCATATTGCATTACTG TTACCGAGGTGTGGCTTATATTGAAGCTTCTGCAACGATTTACCAAGATGGAAAG CATACGTTGAGGACCCGAGCgaacaaaagaagaaagaaagtgCTGAAGAAGCTGTTTTCCCCTAAGTTCTGA